In Citrus sinensis cultivar Valencia sweet orange chromosome 3, DVS_A1.0, whole genome shotgun sequence, the sequence aaaatttagaaattttcctCACAttacaatgttttatttttaccattttttttatatgtaaaaatatatgcaatgtaggttgtttaattatttttttcagcaatataacttatttatgGCGAAAATATTTCAAGTCATGCATTTTTTTGATATCGTGTACGTCATATAGTTAGTCATGTAGGTCGTGTAAGTAATATAGTCGTGTAGGTCATGTAAGAAATATAGTCGTGTAGGTCATGTAAGAAATATAGTTGTGTAAGTTGTGTAAGTCgtgtaaataatataatcgCGTAGGTCGTGTAGGTCCTGTAGTTActtatatatgaaatttaatattattgtttttattgtatcATCAGATATAGTTTTGGTACGTGTGCCTATTCTCTTCAATGGTGAATGGATTGAGCAAAATGATGAGTATAAGTTCAAAGGTTCCAAGGCTAAAGGGATAATGATACCACGATCGACAACATATGCCGAATTGGTGGAGAAGATAGCTGAAGTTATTGATATAGATACTTCGAAATTCGAAATCACAATGAAGTTCAACCTATGCCACCAGTTACAATTCAAACCAATGATGATgtagaatttttttagattctaatttaatttcacttcttttttttaataattttcgtTGACATTTTCTGCATAGCagcaaatataaattcttagcacaaattaagtctttaaagagctaaattaatctaatgattaatggaaaaattcgtgtaattttaaaattacaattaaacatattacagcaatttaaaaagttttttttttttttatcttcaaagTGCTTTCTTCCTCTGGCCAAGCATACATGAGGAATGCATGCATATAATTAatccatgaaatcaattaaaaaaatcaactataggaaattaatgtaatgttaTACACATAACAACACCATTCGCAGTGATAAAATATTTCCACTCATAACTAGACATATCATGACTTACCATGGcttataattgaaaattaaggaTCTCTCTAACTAATGACATTTCACAAGGTAAAGATATATGCACCATTCCAATTTATTGTGAgcctaattaaactaaatgtaATGTGTAGATTCTATtgacaagaaacaaaatatggAATTGAAGGTTGTGTAATTGAGTAATACAAGAAGATCGTGTAATTGTATAATACATGAAGGTCGTATAAACGTGCAATACATGATGGTCGTGTAATCGTGCaatacatgaaggtcgtgtaatcgtgcaatacatgaaggtcgtgTAATCGTGCAATACATGAAGGTCCTGTAATACACAATCTTGAATCTTATATAACCTTACATGACCAAATCTTGTgttacataataaaattataataagcacaatccattaatttttcacaatttgcATGCAGTAAAATGACTAGAAATTTGTTTTCGAACATGTTATGAGAGACCCACAactaattaatctattttttcaatataaaaccctaactttttttttcccttgaatATTAACAAGAAAACTAATTACATGGAATTACTTGTCTCAACTAGTTACATTCTGACAATTTTGCAGTAAATGATCAACTCTTTCCGGCAATTATGTAGTGACGAACTATGCTTCACTTTCTTAGTTGTGGCAGCTTCCCTTCTCAGGTTTAGTTTGCTCGTGTTGAAGTTCGATTTACCATGTATGGAGAATGAATGTTTGTTTCGGTAGAAGTGATGCCGGTAAGGGAATTGCAGAGGTGATGCTGGTGAGGGAATTGCAGCAGATGAGTGTTTGTTTGCTTCAGTAGAGAAGAGAGAGGTGTTGTCCGTTGagttaaaatgttttaaaatgatGATAGCTTAGTAATTTTCTATTAGTTTTTAAAGGGTATCGATgaaaattttggcaaaaaCAGATTTTAGGgtattgagataatttttgaagtatgAAGGTGTACCGGGCGCAATTGGCACTATAAGCTCTGTAAGCTTTAACAAGCTCTAAAATAGGATCCGATGGTGGTACCGGTGCCGGTGCCGCTTCTTGctttttctcttcctctttcttttcttcttctttcttgggTTCTTTTTTGGGCTCTTCTTTCTTAGATTCCTCTTTCTTCTTCGGTTCTTCATTCTTCGGCTCCTCCTTTGGCTTCTCTGGCTGCTTTGCTGGcccaattaatattatatttgccggtcaatattttctcaatttgcTCATAACGTTTACAGGATCAACAGTTCCTATCACTCTCAATTTCTTCTCCTTCGTGTCCATGGCAATGGAATCGATCccttttaaaatagaaaataattattgagtATGGATTCTCAACATTCACCATTTTCCCAAGCAAATTAAAACCCAATGAATGCCAAATTCGATTGTACGCAAgccttaaaaaagaaaaatatcagcAACTCACATAACAAAGATGGAGCTGAGAGAGCAAAAGTAGTCAAGGTAGTTGGATAGAGCAACAGTGGTTGCAGCGAGATGGCGCACTAGCAGCGTCGGAGATGAAGCAGCAATGACGGAGATCAAGTGAAGCGGCAACGACGCCAGAGATGAAGTGCAGCAACCGAGATGGGCAAACTGAGAAAGAGCAGATCTGGAGAGAAAATGACAGAGAGCTTGCTGTTGTGTGTAGATCGGCAaagataaagagagagagagagagagcttcGTTGTGAGCAGATCAGGAAAGAAGGGAGAGAGGACACTGTGAGTAGATCAAGAAAGGATGGAGAGAGAGCACCGCGAGTTcgcaaatgagattttttgttggcttttattttttaatttgtttttgagtTTGGTTTTGTAATAAGCAGAGAACatgttaaacatgtttttacttTACTAGTTATAAAAAGTGAATTTggatttcttattttgtaattttttttttggattcaaTCAGCCGAACACATATTATATCAGTACTccgaaaatgaaaatgaaaacactGGCCCAAAAACGCTACCAAACAGGCCTTAAGAGACATACTGACTTTATCACTATTTGACAATGTTGTAGTTTAAAAGATATAAgtatggtaaaaaaaattaaaattatgaaataaaagtaaattataattataaaataaaagattataaaaataatttttaaataataattttaacaaaattagtaaAGGTATAATagactttttattatttaagtataaaattaatcaacttATCTTTCAAGTTACAGCAGttagtatttattaaatattttagtagtGTACAACTGCCCAAccttaatatatttataaatgtaatAGAATCAATATAATCGCATTCGTATGatcaatgaaaaataatttatccatttactcactttttcatattaattaaaGCATTCATAATGGAATTGAAACTTAggtaaagtttttttttttttactataaacTTAGCTAAAGttaaaaagagatttttttcaaaaaaaaaaaattataaatggaGAGAGACCCGATATTTTTTCTACAGCACATTATTTTAACTAAACgaatatttttatctcaactttgacttaaaaataaaaaggcaaATTACATTTATTGTGTAGTCCTGTGGTCAAGGGAAGAATTTGAAACGATGTCGTTTATTTCATTCCAGTTAGCAGCCGTGCCCGATTTCTAAAAAGATCACTGCGACAAAACTTACAATCTCTAATTACTCTAATCAtatcatcatcaccaccacGACCACCACCATCAGGCGATCATGAGCCGACCAATTCACAGCCGTCTATTTTAGTGTTTTCTAGAACAAGATAAAAAGAGATGATGGCAAAAAATCTAGAAGCAACGATCAACGTCACCACGGCGTCCGAGAGCTTCTCCGTCTCCTTACCGCCAATCGCCGAACTTCCGTTTCCCGTCAAAAGCATTGGCGGGAACGAGAGCGTAAGGCAATGCCACGGGGTCTTATACGACGCCGCGTTGGTGGTCCCCACAGTGCTGTTCGTGCTTTACCTGGTGGTTCACGCGAAGAAGAATTTGACGAAACTGTGTAACGGGAGATCGTATATTATGATTTCCTATTATGCCCTTCTTTGGCTCGCTTGTGTTCTCAATCTCGCTTGGTGTTCTCTTCAggtcctttatttatttatttcttccttcaacatatctttttcttctgttttttcatttttccattgagcagaaaattaaaatgaagaatttaagttttttttttataatatttggaATTTTTGGTTAATATTGAACTTTATTCTTGCTAGTTATTATTACATtctgttgaaaaaataatctatgttattagttattatgatattatttgtaatttgcTGTTGGGAGCTGAGAAAATGACAATTTGCAGTTAACTTAATAATGCAACTGAAGGTTAAATTTATCCAGCGACATGATGAAGGACAAGGTTAATATCTTGAAAgtgatatttgataaattttccaGGATATGATAGTGTGGATGtatgaataattaaattaagtgcaccggattaatttattaaatgataaaacttTCCTTGGTCGACGATCTTTCTAGGTGTGCTGTGTGCTTAATTGATTATTGTGTTTGGTTTTTCATTTCCTTTATGATGAACAGGGTTGGCAGTGCTCTGCTGGGAAGGAAGTTGCTTGGAACCTACTGTCATTATTTACAGTGGCTGCAGTGCTGTATTTAGAAATCAGTTTGATGGCTTTTCTGCTCCAAGAAAGTTATGCTAGTGGGTTGGAGACTTTAGCACTTACATTCATAATCTCAGGGATAATTGTTGGTGTTGATATGCTTCTTAAGGTAATATTGATATGTGCCTGAATGAGACTTGTACACCTCTGTGCATTTGTACTTTTGTTGATCACATAGTTAACCTTCAGAAATGGGGTGACTCTCTCCTTCCTAAAGCTCCTTTCGAGTTGTGACCAGTTTCCCGCATATAAATCTTGGACCTAGCACACCTAATTGCATTATGCAAATTCGATAGCATTAGAGATCAAAGACCTTGGTGTACGTTGTTCTAGATGCACATCATATCATTTTTGTGCTTATGCTTGATTAATCAGTGCAGATATTTATATGGTCTCATATGTGGTTATGtacttattaaattttcagctccagctccagctTCTGTTGCTGTTGTTTGTTGTCCATGATGCTTTTCAACTTGGCAATGATACACGCCAATTGTTTTCTATCCCGGTCTCCTATTACTTGAGTAATGTTGACCTGTTAActtatatgattaatttttaatagagAAGCTTTAAATTTAACCTACTGAGCCTATAGGGCAAACATGGCTTGCAAGTTGCAACATCACCTGCAGATGTCCAGTGAGTAGGCaacttaaataagtttattatttgccatagtttttgaattttctgaTACTGGTTAtgttaaatttgttatttttttttttataataattattttttttggtgtgtttTCACTAGCATTTGAATGACAACCTATTAGGCGAGTGAAATTCTAAACCCAAACCTGATACGACTCGGCATGATTATTAAACATGTGTCACTGTACTGATTcatatatgattattaatCATGCAACCTTAGGTATGCCTGAACTTACTAACTTCATATTGTGTTTGTTGGGTTGACGGGTTGTATCACAAATTGCCACATCTGCACTCtgttatgtaattttattcaCTGTATTGTCAGTCACTTGCATATATTGTAGCTGCACTTTAAccattttgaatattaatcttataaaaatttcatccTTTCCTTTTTGGGATACTTCATTATCAGGTAATCTATGTCTTTGGATTTGGGTTTCCATTGTTCATTGATGTGGATAGTACACATCGCATGAAGTGGGGCTTTTGGATAATCCACGAATTATTACTTACTGCAGTTTATGGGTTCATCTTATTTGTGCATTTCTCAAAATGGAGAGAGAAATTGCCTTGTGAgtacataattttttctgtttattgattaataattactGAAATCAGGTTTGAGAGTTAACATGCAGTTATCTCTTGTGATTTGCAGCTAGACCAGCATTTTATCACTACGTTGTTGTGATGTTTGTCGTTAGTGCAGTTGCATTTTTCGGTTGTGTGCTTGCTGGAACTGGAGCTGCTTTTGGCATTTGGTACCATAAGATCTTTCTTCATTTACAAAGAAGAGATTTGCGGTGCAGTCCAGTCTTGTACTTACGGAGCGCTCTCTTTCCTTTTGCAGGTTATACAACTTGACAGTAATCTGCTACCATTCACTCTATCTTCCACTTCTGTATGCAACTTTTCTAGCAGATTTTTTCCAGGTGATCTCTTCATAACATTGTCAATTAAACTGCatagtttttcctttttgtcttttcaaTCAATTGTTGTTGTAATCTTATGTGCTGTTATGATGTTTACAGGaggaaaattttcttctggaTAATGCATATTACTCTGAGATGAAGGATGCAGGGTTCTTTGACGCTGATTGGGAATAGCAAATTTTCTTGATGAATGAGAAACACAGGCGCTTAGTTGCTTAGTTGTACACActgtaaataaaattgaacagaatttttgtttttctttgttagcTATAATTGTAAATGCAACTGTAATGAACGACATTTGCTTACCATGAAATTTGATTGTTGCATGTCTTCTCACTTTCTCAGCCTACGCAccattataaatatattattttatattcatctGGATGACAGAGACTGTATCCTCGGCTAC encodes:
- the LOC102621193 gene encoding protein CANDIDATE G-PROTEIN COUPLED RECEPTOR 2-like, whose product is MMAKNLEATINVTTASESFSVSLPPIAELPFPVKSIGGNESVRQCHGVLYDAALVVPTVLFVLYLVVHAKKNLTKLCNGRSYIMISYYALLWLACVLNLAWCSLQGWQCSAGKEVAWNLLSLFTVAAVLYLEISLMAFLLQESYASGLETLALTFIISGIIVGVDMLLKVIYVFGFGFPLFIDVDSTHRMKWGFWIIHELLLTAVYGFILFVHFSKWREKLPSRPAFYHYVVVMFVVSAVAFFGCVLAGTGAAFGIWLYNLTVICYHSLYLPLLYATFLADFFQEENFLLDNAYYSEMKDAGFFDADWE